The genomic region TAAACGACTGTGGAGGATTTTCGTTACCGCAGGAGGGCCAGTCATCGATAGATTCGTCCCTATAGTTGATTATGAACTTCGTGGCTGCCCAGCGATACCAGCCGTTTGAAGCATCTACCTGTTCGCGTTTGAGTCCTTCAGGGATGAGACCGGGTCGTGACCTGGCTAGCGAGACCGGATCGTATTGAGTGGCTACTTCTTCAACTGCTTGGACCATCCAAGGAAGCAGTTCTTCGATTAGTTGTGGGAGCCATTCTCGACGAGAGGGGCAGATATTGGTCAGGTGTACGTCGAAGTCCTTTGGATTCGTTTTTGTCGAAGCGAAGGCCAGCCCGACGCTCGGTTCCATACTTTGGGTGTTCGGAGACCTCATATAGTAAATGTGGTAATACCAGTAAGTGCATTAAAAAGTCCGTCAGACAAGGTATGGTCCGCCTTGCACGGTCTCACATCGGAACAGGGGGTGAGCACACCCCAAACCGTTTTATTTGATTATTGACCACTCCAATATGTGAAATCGAACCAAGAACTCACCAACGACATCTGGAACCACATTGAGCAGATGTCACAAACCCAAGACCGGTTCGCAGATGTTCTACTCAAAAATGGATCTGTTCGAGATACAAGTACTCTCCCACATGACGTCCGTGAGAGAGCAACTCAAATTATCAATGAGATTGATTCCAAGCCGAAACGCTGTTGGATGAATGCCCGAGTCGCTGCTTTATTAGATGATTGTCAATATGTCGAGGGTCTTGTTCTCATTAGAGATTTCATACCTTTTGAACATGCTTGGGTCGAGATTGGTGGTCATGTTGTCGAACTCACAATGGTTGAACGCCCTGACCCCCCGGAGGACTCTGTCTATATTGGAGTCGAATACAGCACACCTGAGATCGAGGATGCTGCTAAGCAAAATCGGTATTCATGCACAGTGACTAATGGACTAGAGTTTCTTCGGCGTATGGAGAGAGAGAATTGAGCATATATTATCTGCCAACCCGACCCAAAATATTCCCACGGTTTTCGCCAGGAATGAACGGTCACATACAGTCATCCCGTCCTACTTTACAACTGAAACTTACGAAAACCTAGCAAGCAACCTCATTGCCGAGACTCTCAATATCCCACTTGGAGACCTTGATTTCTGTCCCGAGACCGACGGCCCAGTCAGAGTCGTCGGCAGCTGCGAGTAATCACTACCACGACTCATTCACCTAACATTGTTTGCGTATCTTTTCGGTGGAGATTGGACAGTGGTCTGTTAGGCTCGTGTATGGATTTATGTGTCTTTAACAAGACTGGTTCCCTATGGCTACACTCCAGCAGATTACAGCGAATGATATCGCTGGCTGGGATTCGCTCTCCGATGTCGCATCTACCTTTGAAAAGCGCGGGCTGAAAGTTCGTGACAACCTCGGTGAAGACAACGAACTCGTCCTCCAGCTCACCGACCGCGAGTTCATCGTCCTCGTCGAAGCGGGGCCTGGAGAATCGGCTTCGGACTTCAAACCGGACGACCGACGACGTCGAACTAACCTCGTCGCCACCAACGACTACGAGGAGTTCACGTTTCTCACCCGCATTCGCGCGCTCGACGGACAACAACACGGGCGGATTAAGCACCAGAAGCTCTCCTTCACCAAGGAACAGATGACCAGCGAGGGTGGCGAGAAGAACACTATCCTCCAGAAGCTCAACAGCCTCGAGTACGGTTCGGCGGCAGCAATCTACGACGACCTCTACGACACCAAGCAGGTCGTCAAGGAGTTCTACCAGCAGTTCGAGACCCTTCGAACTGATCTCGTGCAGGAAGTCGCTGGCATTCCGGACGACCGTGGTGACGCGAAGCAGCGCTACGTGCAGGTGACGCTCGACCGGATGATCTTCCTCTACTTCATTCAGGAGAAACGCCTGCTCAACCGCGATCCGAACTATCTCCACGACCACCACAAGCAACGCGTGGACGAGGACGAGAACGTCTACGAGGAGTTCTACGAACCGTTATTCTTCGACTTTCTCGCCGAGAACAAGAAGAGCACCGAGTTTGGCGCACTACCGTACCTCAACGGCGGGTTGTTCTCGAAGAATCCCATCGAGGAGGAGTTCGAAGACGCTCGACTCGGTGAGACAACCGAACAAACCAACGAGCTGTTCGGGGATATCCTTGACTTCCTCTCTGACTGGAACTGGAACGTGGACGAACGGCTAGACATCGTCGATCCCAAGAACCTCTCGCCGGCCATCCTCGGGCATATCTTCGAGCAGACGGTCAACCAGAAGGAGATGGGGGCGTACTACACCCCCGAGGAGATCACCGGGTTCATGTCTCGGCGGACGATTCACCCGTACCTCCTCGACCAGCTGAATGAGGAGGTCGGTGCCAACTATGAGGAGATTGACGACGTGTTTGGGTTCCCTGCTCCGGAGGCTGAGGGCGGAGTAGAGGCGCTAGCCGACGGCGGGGCGGTCACGGCACAAGTCCCAACTGAAAACGTCGAGACACGGCACGTGGAGACGCTGTATCACGACTTCCTGAAGGAAGCTCGAGTTCTCGACCCAGCGGTTGGGAGTGGGGCGTTCCTGCTCGCTGCTCAGGAAGTGCTGTTGGACATCTACATGCAGTGCATCGAGTTCTTCCAGCAGATGGACGACGAAGGGAAAACATGGGAACTGGAGGAACGTACTGTCGAGGAGCTGGAAACAATCGAAGAGGGACGTGGGAGTTCTTCCCTGTATGCGAAGCGGTCGATCATCCTTAACAACCTCTACGGAGTGGACATCGATGATGGAGCAGTCGAGATCTGTAAGTTGCGTTTGTGGCTCTCGATGGTCGCTGACATCGAAGATGAGCCCAGCGAGGTCGAACCACTGCCAAACATCGACTTCAATATCCGCCAAGGGAACTCGCTTATTGGGTTTACTGACATTCAAGAGGTTGCAAACGACCGAGGTGATGCTTCGTTAACCAATTACGGCGGTGGTGTTGGCGAGAGCGTTGGGAGAATGTATGACGATGTCATCAGTGCAGTTGAGCACCATCGGGCAGCAGATTCCGCGACAGAAGCAGCAAACGCTCGGCGGTTAGCAGAATCACGCATTAGCAATCACGGAGAAAAACTCAATGAGAAAATTCTGGATCAATTCCGTGAGGCTGGTGTAGACGACATCGGTATCGCTGAGGTACGTACCTTCTCCCCATTCCACTGGGTACTAGAGTTTGCCACGGTATATGCAGATGGTGGCTTCGATGTTTTGATAGGTAACCCTCCATGGGATCAACTCCGAGCAAGCCGTGACGATTTCTTCCCGAAATATGATGAAAGATTTCGAACCCGTCCTCCCTCAGAGAAGGATAATATCGAGAAAGATCTCCTGAAACAGGATGAGATTTCCCAATCCTGGGAGAAGTACCAAGCGAATATTGAAACTCAAATGCGGTATTTCACTGATGGGCCGGAGTATGAATTACAAACACCAGTAATAGCTGGCCGCAAAGACCCTAATGAAAAT from Haloarchaeobius sp. HME9146 harbors:
- a CDS encoding BREX-1 system adenine-specific DNA-methyltransferase PglX; translated protein: MATLQQITANDIAGWDSLSDVASTFEKRGLKVRDNLGEDNELVLQLTDREFIVLVEAGPGESASDFKPDDRRRRTNLVATNDYEEFTFLTRIRALDGQQHGRIKHQKLSFTKEQMTSEGGEKNTILQKLNSLEYGSAAAIYDDLYDTKQVVKEFYQQFETLRTDLVQEVAGIPDDRGDAKQRYVQVTLDRMIFLYFIQEKRLLNRDPNYLHDHHKQRVDEDENVYEEFYEPLFFDFLAENKKSTEFGALPYLNGGLFSKNPIEEEFEDARLGETTEQTNELFGDILDFLSDWNWNVDERLDIVDPKNLSPAILGHIFEQTVNQKEMGAYYTPEEITGFMSRRTIHPYLLDQLNEEVGANYEEIDDVFGFPAPEAEGGVEALADGGAVTAQVPTENVETRHVETLYHDFLKEARVLDPAVGSGAFLLAAQEVLLDIYMQCIEFFQQMDDEGKTWELEERTVEELETIEEGRGSSSLYAKRSIILNNLYGVDIDDGAVEICKLRLWLSMVADIEDEPSEVEPLPNIDFNIRQGNSLIGFTDIQEVANDRGDASLTNYGGGVGESVGRMYDDVISAVEHHRAADSATEAANARRLAESRISNHGEKLNEKILDQFREAGVDDIGIAEVRTFSPFHWVLEFATVYADGGFDVLIGNPPWDQLRASRDDFFPKYDERFRTRPPSEKDNIEKDLLKQDEISQSWEKYQANIETQMRYFTDGPEYELQTPVIAGRKDPNENNLAGLFVERMFELVKNKGYIAQVLPGVIFNGSFSKDLRMKMLNEASITSLIGFENKGIFSGIDDRYQFAVVTFQNSGRTESLKGIFNQNDLSILQNIEQQAVDIPRTVLAEYSPEARIFPFLTNQTETNILNKIFQHPSLAEDIEDTWKAIPCRELDRARASNRFVESEEEGDYPVYGGRNLYQFLYDNSLEVEVQPPELFSIEEEQNPKASAKYRVRERNFNNGNLKKAIYDKFGGPKSNKSQKAFVNNLLEETRGEGLHMGDVLLDCTEYRIGYREIARSSDERTMIAAVLPKGIICHHKVHTLHPYEISPSEDSLSDNPLHSAYQRIFTDEEMFVVVGLLNSIPFDFLMRTKIDTSIVQYKFKESQIPRLTEGDDWFHYISERAAQLNCYGEDFAEMRDRLGGVKAETNQDARNKLQAEIDAAACHAYGLERRDVKFILEDFHRVSKPRIMTDNYFDMVFEKFDLLRDEGPFK